The following are encoded together in the Zygosaccharomyces rouxii strain CBS732 chromosome C complete sequence genome:
- the RNA1 gene encoding GTPase-activating protein RNA1 (similar to uniprot|P11745 Saccharomyces cerevisiae YMR235C RNA1 GTPase activating protein (GAP) for Gsp1p involved in nuclear transport), with amino-acid sequence MATLHFEPTHESSQVFSLQGKALKLTTKQDIQPHLDALEKLEKVTKLDLSGNTIGEEASVALADFITTHDSLRLHVQEVNFADLYTSRLVDEVVASLTAFLPALLKCHRLEILNLSDNAFGLRTIDQLENYIANAVYLKHLILSNNGLGPHAGERVGKALFMLAQNKRKLKLNPLETFICGRNRLENGSSLYLALGLKSHGDGLQNVRLYQNGIRPKGVATILHYGLKHNKNLKVLDLQDNTFTTTASSVLSEVLPIWKDSLVELNLNDCLLKQNGADLVFKVFAETKFTKLEVLKAEYNEMVQETLEQVLLPAVEKEQLPKLKKLELNGNWLEENSEPLDQLQARFPDLELDDLEEPDSEEEEEEEDEAEQLEEVDSGALENELLNTRVDTLAEELSKTHI; translated from the coding sequence ATGGCCACATTGCATTTTGAACCAACCCACGAATCATCACAAGTCTTCTCATTGCAAGGCAAAGCTCTCAAGCTTACCACTAAGCAAGACATTCAACCACATCTCGACGcacttgaaaaattagaaaaagTGACAAAATTAGATTTATCGGGTAATACTATCGGTGAAGAGGCTTCCGTTGCATTGGCAGACTTTATCACTACTCATGATTCACTACGTCTTCATGTGCAGGAAGTTAATTTTGCAGATTTGTACACATCACGTCTCGTTGACGAAGTCGTTGCCTCCTTAACAGCGTTTTTGCCTGCACTTCTAAAATGCCATCGTCTGGAAATTCTAAACCTATCTGATAACGCATTTGGATTGCGTACCATTgaccaattggaaaattacATTGCAAATGCTGTTTATTTGAAACATTTGATCTTGAGCAATAACGGTTTAGGACCTCATGCCGGTGAAAGAGTTGGTAAAGCTCTCTTTATGTTGGCTCAAAATAAGCgtaaattgaaattaaaccCACTAGAAACCTTTATTTGTGGTAGAAACAGATTAGAAAATGGATCATCGCTTTATTTGGCACTTGGTCTAAAGTCCCACGGCGATGGCTTGCAAAATGTTAGATTGTATCAGAATGGTATTAGGCCAAAGGGTGTTGCGACGATTCTACACTATGGGTTAAAGCATAATAAGAATCTAAAAGTTTTGGATTTACAAGATAATACTTTTACGACAACTGCATCGTCTGTGTTATCAGAGGTCTTACCAATCTGGAAAGATTCATTggtagaattgaatttaaacGACTGTCTTTTGAAGCAAAACGGTGCTGATTTGGTTTTCAAAGTCTTTGCAGAAACAAAGTTTACCAAGTTAGAAGTTTTGAAGGCTGAATACAATGAAATGGTGCAAGAAACCTTAGAACAAGTTTTGTTACCAGCTGtggaaaaagaacaattgccaaaattgaaaaaattggaacTTAACGGTAATTGGCTCGAGGAAAATTCGGAAccattggatcaattacaaGCAAGATTTCCAGACTTAGAATTAGacgatttggaagaacccgacagtgaagaagaagaagaggaagaagatgaagctgaacAACTAGAAGAAGTGGACTCGGGTGCCTTGGAGAATGAATTGCTAAACACTAGAGTTGATACACtagcagaagaattgtcTAAGACCCATATTTAg